The Athalia rosae chromosome 7, iyAthRosa1.1, whole genome shotgun sequence genome window below encodes:
- the LOC105684142 gene encoding uncharacterized protein LOC105684142, which produces MSSLIVASDLDLIMLEISIEELSVPRISSFDSALMKKTVVLFRLLDKSWTSILPQRSDYQVYRGSNSEIERFNGGVSVVFPIPQDSLDRTIKDVDLQIHVHRELSKYLERPACEDVGLACLDVSELFNDVIKGIKIKDAEIVGGIPTHPRKPVGRSSKATYSLLKEDGTDSEARLTVYLRITHLGRSVISEIEVPEDPARLFYAKEETSEILPYQCRELTEDELTGGCWGSGTLLAPRNPRDLMCCCFNGRRGGKGGKNGNKGTGSGSGTDGSGRDKDKGRLSDGNSGNKNGVGGKNGGDGTGKSGGVGAGGAGDDGDSIPCITKPSLCGKEGTCNKRDKKGKFGKCGKPDGEGGNPLACGERRKCARRKSASGSATVGIVDKKPSCPPRPVACPCPCPTLKNDCRTAAEINCPAPYATQLCTNSYQPTYYGSHYNNTHQNRTNNNLCQNYGTNHYGGYSNNNGWL; this is translated from the exons ATGTCGTCACTTATTGTTGCGTCGGATCTGGACTTGATAATGTTGGAAATATCGATCGAAGag TTGTCCGTCCCGCGGATTTCAAGTTTCGATTCAGCGTTGATGAAGAAGACTGTCGTACTTTTTAGACTCCTGGATAAAAGCTGGACGTCCATTTTACCTCAGCGTTCCGATTACCAAGTTTACAGAGGCTCAAATTCAGAGATAGAACGTTTCAACGGTGGGGTGTCGGTCGTGTTTCCAATCCCTCAGGACTCTCTTGACCGGACGATAAAGGACGTAGATCTTCAAATCCACGTGCACAGAGAACTTTCTAAATATTTAGAACGACCAGCTTGCGAAGATGTCGGTCTCGCTTGCCTCGATGTTTCGGAATTATTCAACGACGTTATCAAAGGGATTAAAATTAAGGATGCGGAAATAGTCGGAGGAATTCCAACGCATCCTAGGAAACCTGTTGGCAG GTCTTCCAAGGCAACGTATTCGCTCCTGAAGGAAGACGGAACCGATTCCGAAGCCCGACTGACGGTTTATTTAAGAATAACACATCTGGGACGTTCTGTAATATCTGAAATTGAAGTTCCCGAAGACCCCGCTCGTCTGTTTTATGCCAAGGAAGAAACTAGCGAAATTTTACCCTATCAATGTCGCGAATTGACAGAGGACGAATTGACTGGCGGTTGTTGGGGTAGTGGAACTTTGTTGGCTCCACGAAATCCCAGGGACCTGATGTGCTGCTGCTTTAACGGGAGAAGGGGAGGCAAAGGTGGTAAAAATGGCAATAAAGGTACCGGATCTGGATCGGGAACGGACGGTTCAGGCCGTGACAAAGACAAAGGAAGACTTTCCGACGGGAATTCCGGAAACAAAAATGGCGTTGGTGGGAAAAACGGCGGAGACGGAACCGGAAAATCTGGAGGTGTAGGCGCAGGCGGTGCCGGAGACGACGGTGATTCGATTCCCTGCATAACAAAACCGTCTTTGTGCGGCAAGGAAGGGACATGTAACAAAAGAGAcaagaaaggaaaattcggGAAATGTGGGAAACCGGATGGAGAAGGTGGAAATCCTCTTGCTTGTGGGGAACGCCGGAAATGTGCTAGACGGAAATCAGCGTCTGGTAGCGCGACCGTTGGAATCGTCGACAAAAAGCCATCGTGTCCTCCTCGTCCCGTTGCATGCCCTTGTCCCTGTCCTACGCTAAAAAATGATTGTCGCACAGCCGCAGAAATTAATTGCCCTGCACCGTACGCCACGCAGCTATGTACGAACAGCTATCAACCTACTTATTATGGATCTCATTACAACAATACGCATCAAAATAGAACCAACAACAATCTCTGCCAAAATTATGGAACGAATCATTACGGAGGATATTCTAACAATAACGGATGGTTGTAG
- the LOC105684140 gene encoding follistatin-related protein 5-like isoform X1, with protein MSILKIFFYYESIERYQPRMKSDCPTGLYFILILASSLLITTSGTSRYKHSRRHRDYASGPTVISTVADSSPSTSSVLQDGGDLILNNGKDRCLGKYCGAGRECQLSVTEPEGEVALCVCIRRCNRRHRPVCGSDGRIYANHCELHRAACSSGLPLIASRLMRCLHRTDAHSPSAPKSGTTPKPPELEKVQENVIDTDSYDLDDCSAQEYEIMKDNLLLFNHARLMAQDNHSKEYLVSIMFSHYDQNNNGNLEREELEQIAHREELEQLSRGCSLGHMISYDDADKDGRLNINEFYMAFSKLYSVSVVSLDKSREVNHISAMVGDNVEIKCDVTGTPPPPLVWRRHEADVETLSEQEIRVFNDGSLYLTRVQLVHAGNYTCHALRNKDVVQTHVLTVYTVPEVRVTPRLQSKRPGEEATMWCHVVGEPLPRVEWLKNDEPLRLDADDDGVREDESNDDSGSNDAEDGKYEVVGNGTKLVVRNVGYADTGAYMCQATSVGGLTRDISSLVIQEQPTPTAASEERRFFSFHEWGVSIYEPSACRLYHQIKSSDIIPGTQEYVCGGKGIGCSWGRAINVANRYVYVSQPEKDRILVISKIQMVVVDVVATDKYPVELYYVSSLDQVWVLNWRSVRDAGIKTVQVIRDAAQKRKHRTVHPEPIDGQFDLVKGLYIPGHQEIGHTYKYGYVTHTNQRGMYKLDLANMRYTRSVDLAPYSCVPTNVQFPALYGFVILQCEEPVTGRATGQLLLDYVTDAVLAHKPELVGRPLISPDSRHLVTLDRQESGVILVVQEILPSSLKFAFDVKTSLNISDITFYPSQTTHGCDLYASSTDKEDILFLNLATGKVEMITGVGKAMPASMASWGNPNRPIVESGVFGRYMVSPSNEALFVINGETRTVNCEIGGLVRPSAVVWLTVPIH; from the exons ATgagcattttgaaaattttcttttactaCGAAAGTATTGAAAGATACCAG CCGAGGATGAAGTCTGACTGTCCAACCGGACTTTATTTTATCCTGATCCTGGCAAGTAGTCTTCTGATAACGACTTCGGGGACGTCTCGTTATAAG CACTCTCGAAGGCACCGCGATTACGCTTCGGGGCCAACGGTGATATCAACGGTGGCCGATTCTTCACCGTCAACGTCGTCGGTCCTTCAGGACGGGGGGGATCTTATCCTGAATAATGGAAAAG ATCGTTGCTTGGGAAAGTACTGCGGTGCCGGCAGGGAGTGTCAGTTATCGGTTACCGAGCCTGAAGGAGAAGTCGCGCTCTGCGTTTGCATAAGAAGATGCAATCGTAGGCATCGTCCAGTCTGTGGTAGCGATGGTCGAATTTATGCAAATCACTGCGAACTTCATCGTGCAGCTTGCAGCTCCGGACTACCCCTCATAGCCAGTAGATTGATGCGATGTCTCCACAGAACGG ACGCGCATTCTCCAAGCGCTCCCAAGTCTGGGACGACTCCCAAGCCACCGGAGCTGGAAAAGGTTCAGGAAAATGTCATCGACACGGACAGTTATGACCTAGACGACTGCTCTGCTCAGGAATACGAGATCATGAAG GATAATCTGCTGCTCTTTAACCACGCGAGGTTGATGGCACAGGATAATCACAGCAAGGAATACCTGGTCAGCATAATGTTCTCTCACTACGATCAGAACAACAATGGGAACTTGGAGCGAGAGGAACTAGAGCAG ATTGCGCATCGAGAAGAACTTGAACAGCTCAGCAGGGGCTGCTCTCTCGGCCACATGATAAGCTACGACGACGCTGACAAGGACGGACGCCTGAACATCAATGAATTCTACATGGCGTTCAGCAAACTCTATA GTGTATCTGTGGTCTCTCTGGACAAATCTCGCGAAGTTAATCACATCTCGGCGATGGTGGGTGACAACGTTGAGATAAAATGTGACGTGACAGGAACCCCACCTCCGCCTCTTGTCTGGCGCCGGCACGAGGCGGATGTTGAAACTCTTTCCGAACAGGAG ATCCGAGTTTTCAACGACGGCAGTCTTTACTTAACAAGGGTGCAGCTCGTCCACGCCGGGAACTACACGTGTCATGCCCTCAGGAATAAAGACGTTGTTCAGACCCACGTGCTCACAGTTTACA CCGTGCCCGAGGTCCGCGTAACGCCGCGGCTGCAGTCGAAAAGACCGGGAGAAGAAGCGACGATGTGGTGTCACGTCGTAGGGGAGCCTTTGCCCCGGGTGGAATggttgaaaaatgacgaacccCTCCGTCTTGACGCGGATGACGATGGGGTGAGGGAGGATGAAAGCAACGACGATAGCGGAAGTAACGATGCGGAGGATGGGAAGTACGAAGTGGTCGGAAACGGGACAAAACTTGTCGTCAGAAATGTGGGATATGCAGACACAGGAGCTTACATGTGCCAAGCAACAAGTGTCGGTGGACTCACTAGGGACATAAGCAGCCTCGTGATCCAGGAGCAGCCAACCCCGA CTGCTGCCAGTGAAGAACGtcgctttttctctttccacgaATGGGGAGTCTCAATCTATGAGCCTTCGGCGTGCAGACTCTATCACCAAATAAAATCATCGGACATAATTCCAGGGACACAG GAATACGTGTGTGGGGGAAAAGGTATCGGTTGTTCATGGGGTAGAGCGATAAACGTGGCTAATAGATACGTCTACGTTAGTCAACCAGAGAAGGATCGTATCCTTGTGATAAGTAAGATCCAGATGGTGGTCGTCGAT gTCGTAGCTACGGATAAATACCCCGTCGAATTGTATTACGTGTCATCCCTGGACCAGGTCTGGGTTCTGAACTGGCGCAGCGTGCGGGATGCGGGGATAAAAACTGTACAGGTAATCCGCGATGCGgcgcagaaaagaaaacaccgTACAGTTCATCCCGAGCCAATTGATGGGCAGTTCGACCTTGTCAAAGGTCTTTATATACCGGGGCACCAG GAGATCGGCCATACTTACAAGTACGGGTACGTTACGCACACGAATCAGAGAGGCATGTACAAACTGGATTTAGCAAACATGCGTTACACTCGTAGCGTAGATCTTGCACCTTACAGCTGCGTGCCCACGAACGTTCAGTTCCCAGCACTCT ATGGGTTTGTCATTTTGCAATGCGAGGAGCCTGTCACAGGGCGAGCAACGGGTCAACTTCTACTGGATTACGTAACAGACGCGGTACTAGCCCATAAACCAGAACTCGTAGGTCGCCCGTTAATTTCTCCAGACTCTCGACACCTCGTCACCCTCGATAGACAAGAGAGCGGCGTGATACTCGTAGTCCAAGAAATATTAC CGAGTAGTTTGAAGTTTGCTTTCGACGTAAAAACTTCGCTCAACATAAGCGACATAACATTTTATCCATCTCAGACGACGCATGGTTGCGATCTTTACGCTTCTTCGACGGATAAGGAGGATATCCTATTCCTGAACCTTGCAACGG GTAAAGTCGAGATGATAACGGGAGTTGGAAAGGCGATGCCAGCGAGTATGGCAAGTTGGGGAAATCCGAACAGACCGATAGTGGAGAGCGGTGTTTTTGGAAGATATATGGTTAGCCCTTCGAACGAGGCTCTGTTCGTTATAAACGGAGAGACGAGGACCGTCAACTGTGAAATCGGAGGGCTGGTCCGCCCAAGCGCTGTAGTTTGGTTGACGGTTCCAATCCACTAa
- the LOC105684140 gene encoding follistatin-related protein 5-like isoform X2, with protein sequence MKSDCPTGLYFILILASSLLITTSGTSRYKHSRRHRDYASGPTVISTVADSSPSTSSVLQDGGDLILNNGKDRCLGKYCGAGRECQLSVTEPEGEVALCVCIRRCNRRHRPVCGSDGRIYANHCELHRAACSSGLPLIASRLMRCLHRTDAHSPSAPKSGTTPKPPELEKVQENVIDTDSYDLDDCSAQEYEIMKDNLLLFNHARLMAQDNHSKEYLVSIMFSHYDQNNNGNLEREELEQIAHREELEQLSRGCSLGHMISYDDADKDGRLNINEFYMAFSKLYSVSVVSLDKSREVNHISAMVGDNVEIKCDVTGTPPPPLVWRRHEADVETLSEQEIRVFNDGSLYLTRVQLVHAGNYTCHALRNKDVVQTHVLTVYTVPEVRVTPRLQSKRPGEEATMWCHVVGEPLPRVEWLKNDEPLRLDADDDGVREDESNDDSGSNDAEDGKYEVVGNGTKLVVRNVGYADTGAYMCQATSVGGLTRDISSLVIQEQPTPTAASEERRFFSFHEWGVSIYEPSACRLYHQIKSSDIIPGTQEYVCGGKGIGCSWGRAINVANRYVYVSQPEKDRILVISKIQMVVVDVVATDKYPVELYYVSSLDQVWVLNWRSVRDAGIKTVQVIRDAAQKRKHRTVHPEPIDGQFDLVKGLYIPGHQEIGHTYKYGYVTHTNQRGMYKLDLANMRYTRSVDLAPYSCVPTNVQFPALYGFVILQCEEPVTGRATGQLLLDYVTDAVLAHKPELVGRPLISPDSRHLVTLDRQESGVILVVQEILPSSLKFAFDVKTSLNISDITFYPSQTTHGCDLYASSTDKEDILFLNLATGKVEMITGVGKAMPASMASWGNPNRPIVESGVFGRYMVSPSNEALFVINGETRTVNCEIGGLVRPSAVVWLTVPIH encoded by the exons ATGAAGTCTGACTGTCCAACCGGACTTTATTTTATCCTGATCCTGGCAAGTAGTCTTCTGATAACGACTTCGGGGACGTCTCGTTATAAG CACTCTCGAAGGCACCGCGATTACGCTTCGGGGCCAACGGTGATATCAACGGTGGCCGATTCTTCACCGTCAACGTCGTCGGTCCTTCAGGACGGGGGGGATCTTATCCTGAATAATGGAAAAG ATCGTTGCTTGGGAAAGTACTGCGGTGCCGGCAGGGAGTGTCAGTTATCGGTTACCGAGCCTGAAGGAGAAGTCGCGCTCTGCGTTTGCATAAGAAGATGCAATCGTAGGCATCGTCCAGTCTGTGGTAGCGATGGTCGAATTTATGCAAATCACTGCGAACTTCATCGTGCAGCTTGCAGCTCCGGACTACCCCTCATAGCCAGTAGATTGATGCGATGTCTCCACAGAACGG ACGCGCATTCTCCAAGCGCTCCCAAGTCTGGGACGACTCCCAAGCCACCGGAGCTGGAAAAGGTTCAGGAAAATGTCATCGACACGGACAGTTATGACCTAGACGACTGCTCTGCTCAGGAATACGAGATCATGAAG GATAATCTGCTGCTCTTTAACCACGCGAGGTTGATGGCACAGGATAATCACAGCAAGGAATACCTGGTCAGCATAATGTTCTCTCACTACGATCAGAACAACAATGGGAACTTGGAGCGAGAGGAACTAGAGCAG ATTGCGCATCGAGAAGAACTTGAACAGCTCAGCAGGGGCTGCTCTCTCGGCCACATGATAAGCTACGACGACGCTGACAAGGACGGACGCCTGAACATCAATGAATTCTACATGGCGTTCAGCAAACTCTATA GTGTATCTGTGGTCTCTCTGGACAAATCTCGCGAAGTTAATCACATCTCGGCGATGGTGGGTGACAACGTTGAGATAAAATGTGACGTGACAGGAACCCCACCTCCGCCTCTTGTCTGGCGCCGGCACGAGGCGGATGTTGAAACTCTTTCCGAACAGGAG ATCCGAGTTTTCAACGACGGCAGTCTTTACTTAACAAGGGTGCAGCTCGTCCACGCCGGGAACTACACGTGTCATGCCCTCAGGAATAAAGACGTTGTTCAGACCCACGTGCTCACAGTTTACA CCGTGCCCGAGGTCCGCGTAACGCCGCGGCTGCAGTCGAAAAGACCGGGAGAAGAAGCGACGATGTGGTGTCACGTCGTAGGGGAGCCTTTGCCCCGGGTGGAATggttgaaaaatgacgaacccCTCCGTCTTGACGCGGATGACGATGGGGTGAGGGAGGATGAAAGCAACGACGATAGCGGAAGTAACGATGCGGAGGATGGGAAGTACGAAGTGGTCGGAAACGGGACAAAACTTGTCGTCAGAAATGTGGGATATGCAGACACAGGAGCTTACATGTGCCAAGCAACAAGTGTCGGTGGACTCACTAGGGACATAAGCAGCCTCGTGATCCAGGAGCAGCCAACCCCGA CTGCTGCCAGTGAAGAACGtcgctttttctctttccacgaATGGGGAGTCTCAATCTATGAGCCTTCGGCGTGCAGACTCTATCACCAAATAAAATCATCGGACATAATTCCAGGGACACAG GAATACGTGTGTGGGGGAAAAGGTATCGGTTGTTCATGGGGTAGAGCGATAAACGTGGCTAATAGATACGTCTACGTTAGTCAACCAGAGAAGGATCGTATCCTTGTGATAAGTAAGATCCAGATGGTGGTCGTCGAT gTCGTAGCTACGGATAAATACCCCGTCGAATTGTATTACGTGTCATCCCTGGACCAGGTCTGGGTTCTGAACTGGCGCAGCGTGCGGGATGCGGGGATAAAAACTGTACAGGTAATCCGCGATGCGgcgcagaaaagaaaacaccgTACAGTTCATCCCGAGCCAATTGATGGGCAGTTCGACCTTGTCAAAGGTCTTTATATACCGGGGCACCAG GAGATCGGCCATACTTACAAGTACGGGTACGTTACGCACACGAATCAGAGAGGCATGTACAAACTGGATTTAGCAAACATGCGTTACACTCGTAGCGTAGATCTTGCACCTTACAGCTGCGTGCCCACGAACGTTCAGTTCCCAGCACTCT ATGGGTTTGTCATTTTGCAATGCGAGGAGCCTGTCACAGGGCGAGCAACGGGTCAACTTCTACTGGATTACGTAACAGACGCGGTACTAGCCCATAAACCAGAACTCGTAGGTCGCCCGTTAATTTCTCCAGACTCTCGACACCTCGTCACCCTCGATAGACAAGAGAGCGGCGTGATACTCGTAGTCCAAGAAATATTAC CGAGTAGTTTGAAGTTTGCTTTCGACGTAAAAACTTCGCTCAACATAAGCGACATAACATTTTATCCATCTCAGACGACGCATGGTTGCGATCTTTACGCTTCTTCGACGGATAAGGAGGATATCCTATTCCTGAACCTTGCAACGG GTAAAGTCGAGATGATAACGGGAGTTGGAAAGGCGATGCCAGCGAGTATGGCAAGTTGGGGAAATCCGAACAGACCGATAGTGGAGAGCGGTGTTTTTGGAAGATATATGGTTAGCCCTTCGAACGAGGCTCTGTTCGTTATAAACGGAGAGACGAGGACCGTCAACTGTGAAATCGGAGGGCTGGTCCGCCCAAGCGCTGTAGTTTGGTTGACGGTTCCAATCCACTAa